In Thermococcus sp., the genomic window CCGCCGCTGGCACAGGCGGCCTCGATTTTAACGGCCGGAATGTTCCCAAGTCCTGCCCAGTCGGCTATGAGCGCACCGAGGTTCTCCTGCTCAACGAAGGGCCCGGAAATCATGTTTCCGACGTAGAGCGAATCCACCCTGTCGATTCCAGCGTCGTCCATGGCGTTGAGGAGCGCCTCAACGGCCAAATCCCTCAATCCGAGCTTCCAGTGCTCACCAACCGGGGTCATACCGGCACCGATTATGACTGCCTTCCTCATCTCAACCACCTCACATGATGAACTTTCTCCTCGCCTTCGCGTAGAGGGCGTAGTCGATGTACTTCTTCCTGTTCACGTAGTCCATGGTCGTAGGTGCCAGATCCCTCTTCTCCTCGATGGCGTCCTGAACAACAACGCTGAAGGCGTCGCTTCCGGCCCCGGAACCGAAGGAAACCCACAGGATCCTGTCGCCGGGCTTGGCTATGTCGAGAACGGCAGAGACACCGACCATCGTTGCACCGCTGTAGGTGTTCCCTATGATCCCGGTGAGCAGACCGGGGAGAACCTTCTCTTTCGGAATGCCGAGGATTTTGGCAACGGTGAGCGGGAACTTGACGTTCGGCTGGTGGAAGACGGCGTAGTCGAAGTCGTTGACGGTCAGACCGAGCTCCTCCATGAGGGTCTTGGCGGCGTTGACTATGTGGTGGAAGTAGGCCGGCTCGCCGGTGAACCTGTTTCCGTGCCTCGGGTAATGCTCGTGCTGGCGCCTCCAGAAGTCCGGCGTATCGGTAACGTAGGAGTAGCTGCCCTCGAAGTAAGCAACCGTTTCGGAACTCTTGGGGCCGACTATGAAGGCGGCTCCACCCGCTCCCGCGGTGAACTCAAGGTGGTCGCCGGGCCTTCCCTGTGCCGTATCCGCCCCAATGGCCATCGCGTAGTCGGCCATCTCCGAGCCGACAAAGCCTATTGCGGTCTGAAGCGCCTCGGTTCCGGCCTTACAGGCGAACTCAAAGTCGGCCGTGCTTACATCCGGGGTCGCGCCTATTGCCTCCGCTATGACGGTACCGGTCGGCTTGACCGCGTAGGGCTTGCTCTCACTTCCGAACCAGACGGCGCGGATAAGCCTCGGGTCTATCCCTGCCCTCTTAAGGGCGTTTCTCGCGGCTTCGATTCCTATCGTGAGCGCATCCTCATCGAGACCGGGAACGGCCTTCTCCTGTATCGGAAAGCTGGAAACTCCCCAGACCCTTCCTATCTCTTCCGCCTTGATTCTATACATCGGGACGTAGGCACCGTAGCCGACAATGCCGACTTCGCGCCTTGGCTTCAGGAGCTTTTTCATGGTGCATCACCTACAAAAGCTGAACGTAACTTCGGCTAAGGTTCATGAGCGAGTTATAAAAGCCTTTCGGTGAAAGTAAAAGGTTTTTTCGACGATAAACGATAAAAAAGGAAGAAACCTCACGGTTTCCTGACGACGAACAGCGCGTGGTCCTTCTCGTAGGGCTCAAGCGAAAGCCTCTCGACGACCTCGAAGTACTCGGAGAGCTCCTTCTCGACCTCCTTGAAGACCTGCTCCGGCTCCTTCGTGACGTCGATGCTCCTGCTCTTAACGCTTATCATGCCGTAGCCGCCGCTCTTGAGGTAAACCCTGGCGTTGTCTATGAGTATCTTCGCCTGGGTCGGCTGGGCAACGTCCTCGAAGATGACGTCGACCTTCGGCACGAGCGCGCGGTAGCCCTCGGGCTTGGTGGCGTCGCCGAGTATCGGCACGATGTTCCTGCGCTCATCAACCAGTGGGACGAGCTCCCTCAGGACGCGTGGTGAGAACTCCACGCCGAAGACCTTTCCTTCCCAGCCCACTATGTCGCTGACATGGCTGGCGGTCGTTCCGCTCGCGACTCCGAGGTAGAGAACCTTTGAGCCTGGCTTTATCGGGAAGTTCTTGAGGCCGTTGAGTATTGCCGCGGCGAGCTTCGAGCGCCTCGGGTTCCAGACCCTGTACTCCTCGCCCTCGGACTTGATCAGCCTCTCGCCGTAGACCTTCTGGCCCGGAACGAGGTTCCTGGTGGCTATCTTCTCGCTACCGTCCTCATCAACGAAGACGTAAACGCCCGGAAACTTGTGCCTCTTAATCCTCATCTACCTCACCTCTTGCCCTTCTTCTTTTTCTTTCCACCTTTCTCGCCCTTCTTGCCCTTTCCTGCCTTTTCCTTCTTCTTTCCACCGAAGCCCTTGCCCCTCTTCTCCTTGCCCTTGAACTTCTTCTTTTTCTTCTTTTCAGGCTTGGCCTTCCTCTTGGGCGGGTTCGGGTACTTCTGCTTTATCTCCTGGATGCGCTGCTCTATCTCCTGCTTCAGCTCCTCGGCTATGTATTCACCTGAGAAGTAGTCAACTCTGGCAGCTATGGCGAGCTTTCCGGCCAAGGCCCTCGCTATCTTACCCCTCTGCCACCACGGCGAGCGGTTTATTGCCGGATACTGGAAGATGACGCCATGCTTCGGAGGCTTTGCACCGCTCCTCAGGTGCCTGAAGAGCGCCTTCTCGGCACCGAGAACCTGTATGGTCGAGGCCGGCATCATGGCGAGCTCCTTGAGGCCTCCAGCGAGGCTGAGCAGCCTGGCGCCGAGCTTCGCACCGACTAAAGCTTTCAGGTTCGGGGCAACCTCGTCCATGGCCATCTCAAGGTAGTCCTCAATCTGCTCCCTGAGCTTGTAGAGGTCACTTATCTCGCTGGCCAGCTTCATGATTATGTCGGCATCGAACTTTCCGAGGGGAGCGCCCATCGAGGTCTCCGCGGCCTTTATAATCTTCTCGATCTTGCCCTCGGGGAGGCCAAGGCTCTTGAGCTTCTCCTCACTGACGTTCTCCCTCGGGCCGACTGCCTTGACGAAGGCAACGTACTGCTGGTGCTTGGGGAGGATTTCGTCCAGCTCCGGGAAGTGCAGGCTGTACCACTCCCTGAGGCGTGAAACGAGGAGGTTGATCACCTTGTCGATATCGTCGAGGGACTCGATGGCCTGGATTATCATCTTGTCCCTTGCCCCGCTCTGCTCCTGTATGCGGAGCCTCGTTAGAGCGACGCCCACTGAGTAGTATTCCTCGAACCAGCCCTCGCCAAGGAACTCTTCCGGGCTGGAGCGGAGCTTTTCCCCGGCGACGTTCGGGAACTCGGCGGAGGTGTTGTAGCCGAGCTCCTTCAAGTTCCGGCTCAGCTCGGAGTCCTCCAGAACGAACTCATCGTAGCCCCTCTCCCGGAGTTCGTCAAGGAAAGATATCAGCTCGTCGCTTGGCTCACCCTTCAAAAGCCTGTCGAGGCTCGCTTCCGGCCTTCCTGAGAAGACCCTCTGATCAATGAGATTACCGCTCTCGTCAAAGGCGTATATGCCCCTGACGTTCTCGGCAAGGTACGCTTTCATCATCATCACCTTCTCAGTTTTTGTCTCCGAAGTATAAAAGGCATACCCCTTTTAAGCCCTACCGGTAGAACAGCGTGAGAGAAAAGAAAAAAAGTCCTCAGTCCTCCCAGGGCTCGGTGTACTTGAGGGCCCAGCCGAACTCCTCCTTGAGGATGTCAATAGCGGCGCTCGGCGGGATTATTCCGCGCTCGGTTATGATGACGTCGATGTACTCCGGGGGAGTAACGTCGAACGCCGGGTTCCAGACCTCTATGTTCTTCGGCCAGGTTTCAAGCTCTTCCTTGGGGATGACCTCGTAGGGGTCGCGCATCTCTATCTCGACCAGCTGGCCGAGCATCGTCTCGGGGTGGAACTTGTAGGTCTCGGCAGCGATCATGGTCCAGATCCTGTGCTCCTTTGCGGTGAGTGCTATTAAGGCCGTCCCAATCTTGTTTATGACCGCACCGTTGACGGTGATGCTGTCCGCACCCATGACCACCTTGTCCGTCATCTTCATGTAGTGCCTCGCGGCGCTGTCGACGACGTAGATGACCGGGATGCCGTAGCTGGCCAGCTCCTTCGCGGTGAGCTTGCCCTGCCACTTGGGCCTTGTCTCCGTGACTATGACCTTAATGTCCTTCCCCTGCTCCCAGGCGGTCTTCATGACGCTTATAGCGGCCTTGCTGTGGCAGTGCGTCATTATGACGTCGCCGTCCTCTATTCTCTTCGCCCCCATCTCGCCTATCCTCTCTATGGCCTTCTCGGAGTTGTGGATGAACTCCTTCGCGGCGTTTATGACTATGAACTTCAGCTGGTCGAGGTCGGCGCCTCCGGCGTACGCCACTTTACCGCGGTGCATGACGTAGCGGAGCGCGTTTGGAAGGGAAACTGCAGTTGGCCGGGTCTCGTAGAGTATCTTCGCCGCCTGCTTCATCTCGTTCCAGAAATCGTCCACGTTCGTTGCCCTGCTCTTCTCGGCCTGGAGCTGGAGGGCGTACGCCGCCGAGCGGGCGATTTTGCCTGCCCCCCTGATCTCCATGTTCTTTATCTCCTCGGCTATCTCAAGCACTTCCTTCACTACCGCCATCTCCATCACCCCTCTCCGGTAAACCCAGATTATGGTGGGAGGGTTTATAGAGCTTTTCGTGTTCATCCATGCACGGTTAGGTTCGTTGATGTTTCTAAAAATACGCCCCGGCCATACTTTACAAATGTAAATGGCACTAACGACCATTGCAGAAAGATTTATAACCAATCGCCGCTACCTTTACGTGTATAGACTTGGTGACGTGCTCAAAAGTGTGCATTAAATGGGGGGAACGGAAGTGGAGGAGAAACTTATGCGCAAGCTGAGTTCAGGGTCACTGGATTTTGAGGCGTACTTCTCGGACAAAGCTCAGGGTATGAAGGCCTCGGAGATTAGGGAGCTTCTCAAGCTCGTCGAGGCAGGCAACGTCATATCCCTCGCTGGGGGCCTTCCCGCTCCCGAGACGTTTCCCGTCGAGATCATCAAGGAGATAACCGCGGAGGTTATAACCCACCACGCGGATAAGGCCCTCCAGTACGGAACCACCAAAGGATTCACCCCGCTCCGCCTCGCGCTGGCGGACTGGATGGAGAAGCGCTACGGCATCCCGACCAGCAAGGTCGAGATAATGATGGTAGCAGGTTCACAGCAGGCCCTCGACCTCATCGGCAGGGTCTTCATAAACCCCGGTGACATAGTCGTCGTTGAGGGACCCACCTACCTCGCGGCTCTCAACGCCTTCAAGTACTACGACCCGGAGTTCCTCAGCATACCGATGGACGACGATGGTATGATCGTTGACATACTCGAAGAGAAGCTCAGGAAGCTCAGCGCCGAAGGAAAGAAGGTCAAGTTCGTCTACACCGTCTCCACATTCCAGAATCCAGCGGGAGTCACGATGAGCCTCGAAAGAAGGAAGAGGCTTATAGAACTCGCCAGGGAGTACGACTTCCTCATCGTCGAGGACAGCCCGTACAGCGAGCTCCGCTACTCCGGCGAGCCAATACCGCCGATCAAGCACTTCGACGACGAGGGAAGGGTTCTGTACCTCGGAACATTCTCAAAGATATTTGCCCCTGGATTCAGGCTGGGATGGATAGCCGCTCACCCGCACTTCATCAGGAAGATAGAGATAGCCAAGCAGGCCGTTGACCTCTGTGCGAACCCCTTCGGGCAGGTTATCGCCTGGAAGTACGTCGCCGACGGCCACCTGGACAGGCACATTCCAAAGGTCATAGAGTTCTACAGGCCGAGAAGGGACGCGATGCTTGAGGCCCTGGAAGAGTATATGCCAGAGGGAGTCAAGTGGACGAAGCCCGACGGAGGAATGTTCATCTGGGTTACCCTGCCGGAGGGCATAGACACCAAGCTCATGGCGGAGAAGGCCATAAGAAAGGGGGTCGCCTACGTCCCCGGTGAGGCGTTCTTTGCTCACCGCGACGTGAAGAACACGATGCGCCTCAACTTCACCTACGTGCCAGAGGACAAGATACGTGACGGTGTTAAGAGGCTCGCAGAGGTCATAGAGGAAGAAATGAAGGCCCTCAAGGGCTGACGCCTCTTCTTTTTCTTCTCGCAAAGCTTTTTATTCTGGTACGAACACACACCCTAGTGGTGATGCTTATGAAGCCACTGATTGGTATAATCGGACAGACCGATCCCTCCAAGAACAGGCTTTTTCTGGACAGGCGGCATATTGAGAGGATAGCCGAAGCTGGAGGCGTTCCGGCGGTTTTTAACATCAACTGCTCGCCCGACGAGGTTCTTGAGCACGTGGACGGGATACTCCTCATAGAGGGGCCCGACGTTCATCCCTACTTCTACGGGGAAGACCCCTCAAGCGCCATAAAATACGTCGATGTGGAGAGGGACGAGTTTGAGATATGCCTCGTCAAGAAGGCTGTCGAGAAGGGAGTTCCTATATTGGGAATCTCACGCGGGATGCACGTGATAAACGTTGCCCTCGGTGGAACGCTCTATCAGGACCTAAACGACATCCCCAAGGCAATAAAGCACGACTGGGACATAAACCTTGTGGGGCCAAGTCAGAGGGTTCACGGCATCAGGATAAAGACCAGCTCAAAGCTTTATGAGATACTCAAGGATCAGCTGAGCATCGAGGGCACAAACGAGGTGTACCTGAAGGTCAACAGCTTCCACCACCAGGCAACGAAGAGGGTCGGAGAAGGAATAAAACCCGTTGCCTATGCCGTGGACGGGCTTATCGAGGCCATCGAGGGGGTTGAAGGGTTCATACTCGGCCTCCAGTGGCAGCCAGAATACCTGCCGGAGATGAGGAGGGTCTTTGAAGCGTTCGTGCGCGCCGCCGCCGAGTACCGCATCAAAAAGATGGAGCTGGAAAAGACCGAGATAGAGGCCGAACTCAGGGAGGAGCTCACAAGGGAACAAGATGAGAGCCATCACAGCTCGGATACGACCGGTAGCCCTCCCGGCACGAGCCAAACGTGATGCCCCTTTCCAGTATCTTTCCCTCTGCCTCGCGGAGGATTCCGAACCTCACCTCCCTCGGGAGGTAGTGGTAGCCCCCTATCCTCTCACCCCGCTCATAGAGCGGCCACAGCTTCTCCATTAGCTCCGGGAACTTGGCAAACATTCTCCTCTTTGAGTCAGGCCTGAGCTTGAGGGTTGAAACGGTTATGTGGTCAACGAAATCCAGAGCTTCGAGCGTCTCATCGAAGTCTTCCCAGGTGTAGAACGGTATTATCGGGTCAATGCGAGCGTAGACGGGGATGCCCTCTTCCTTGGCCTGTTTCAGGGCCTTAATCCTCGCCCCCGGCGACGGGGCGTTTGGCTCCAGCAACTTCGCCTTCCGTTCATCCACTGTGGTCACGGTTATCCCAACGGCGCACTTCAGCTCGCTTAGAACGTCCAGGTCACGCACGAATATGTCCGACTTCGTGAGGAGCAGACAGCGGACGTCGTGGCGTTTGAAGAGCTTAAGGACGCTCCGGGTTATGCCCAGTTCACGCTCGACCGTTGGGTAGGGGTCAGAGGAGTAGGAGAGGGCTACGATATACCTCCTGTCGAACTTTCTCAGCTCCCGCTCCAGCTTCGGCAGGAGGCCTTCCTTGGTCCTCACCCTGAAGGCGTTGGGGATGTATGCCGTTATGTAGCAGTAAACGCAGGCATGGTCGCAGCCGGTGTAGATGTTCAGCGTGTACTTGAAGGGGCAGGTGCAGAGCTTCGCCTTCCAGGGGTCGAAGGGACGGATGTACATGTTTTTGCCTACGAAAAGGCCTTAAAAGGAATTGCGTTTACACTAACGGGTGAAAAACATGACAGATGAGATCAGGGGACGCGTCAAGTGGGTCGAGAACACGCAGTTCATCGGGAAGATGGATACGGACCAGTGCTCGATAATTCTCGGGGACGGCGGCATAAGCCCCATGAAGCTCCTTCTCCTGAGCGTCGCCGGATGCACCGCCTACGACGTCGTCATTATACTCCAGAAGATGCGCGAGCCGATTGAAGGGCTGGAGGTGGAGATAAGCGGTGAGAGACGCGAGGAACATCCCCGCATATACAGGAAAGTCCACCTTCACTACAAAATCTACGGCAACGTGAGTGAGGAGAAGGCCAGACGCGCCATAGAGCTGAGCCAGGACAAGTACTGCTCGGCCAGCGCGCACGTGAAGCTCAGCGGTGCGGAGGTCACATACTCCTTCGAGATAGTCAGAGGTTAGGTTTTTAACCCCCTCTTCTTCCCGCCTTCGGGTGATGACGTGATAGAGCTGGTCAAGTACTTCGTGATACTCTACGGAGGGCTGTTCGCAATAACCAACCCGGTCGGTGCGGTTCCGGTTTTCCTGGGGGTTACCCACGACCTCTCAAGGGGCGAAAGGCACGAGATAGCCACCAAGACCGCCATCACAGTTGCCCTGACCCTGATAACATTTGCACTCATCGGCCAGTGGATATTCCGGTTCTTCGGGTCGAGCACAGACGCCTTTGCGATAGCGGGCGGGATACTCCTTTTCAAGATGGCGATGGAGATGCTCTCTGGAAAGCTCTCAACGGTTAAGATAAGCAGGGAGGAAACCGAGGAGTTCAGCGAGGAGGTCGTGACTCTGGAGGAGGTCGCCGTGATTCCGCTGGCGATTCCCCTTATCTCGGGCCCCGGAGCCATAACCACTGTGATGATATACATGGCCAAAAGTCCCTCCATCCCGGCAAAGGCCACTGTCATAGCCAGCATCGTGGCGATAGCGGTGACGGTCTGGCTCGTCCTGTGCTCCGCCAACGGGATAAAGGCGAGACTGGGACGGGTCGGCATCAAGGTGATGACGAGGATGATGGGCCTCATACTGACCTCAATGGCGGTGCAGATGATAATCAACGGGATAAAGGGGGCGTTTGGGCTCTGAGGAAAAGGTTAATACGTGTGGGCGACAACCTGAGGCTGGTGATACCATGCGCGGTGACCTGATAAGGGTTCTCAGCTCGGTTGAGGAGAAGGCCAACGAGCTGAAGCTCGACGGCTACGAACCTGATGTCGTGCTCGTGGGCAAGAAAGCCTACGAGTTCATAAGGGAGCAGCTCAACGAGGAGTTTGGGGACGAGGAGGAGGTTTTCGAGCTCTCGGGGCTCAAGATACGTGTGGTCGAGGAGCTCGATGGGGATGCCGTCGTCATAGACAGCAGGGCCATCGGCCTGGGCCTGGGAGGGGCAAAGCGCCTCAAGGTCGTCCTATGACCCCCCACACCTTTCCGTTTCTGATTTCCATCTTGAGCCCCCTCAAAACGAGCAGGCTCAGCGAGACGGCCATTATATCAGCGAGACTGCCAGGATTTCTTAGATCGCCTTTCTCCCGCATGAAGGCGTCGAACTCCTTTGGGGAGAGCTTTCCGTTGAGAACCTCCCCAGCTTTTTTCCTCACGAGCTCTGCCTCCCCCCTTCCCGCCTTCCTCATTATGAGCGTGTCCTCCCTCTCAGCCAGGAGCTCAAGAAATGCCTCCACAACCGCGTCCTCAAGCGGGAGTTCCTTTATCAGCTCGTAGAGCCTTCCAAAGGTCTTGTAGCTCAGCTCGTACTCCCCAATCCACTCGCAGAAGATAAGCTCACGCTCGCAGCTGATCTCGGCGAGTCTGGCAAGGTTAATCCCGTCCTGAAACAGCTCCCTGAAGGACTCATCGCTGTAAACATCGTACTTGACCCCGCTTGGAATTCCCTTGGGGTTGGCTATCCTTATCGCCCGGTAGAACTCCATCGTGTCCCTGACCGTCGATTCCTCTATCAGAAGCCTCGCCTTTTTCCTTGCATCGAGCATGTTGCGGCCCATTGTCAGCCCCATTATGAGGGGAATCGAGAGGGCAATGACACCAAAATTCGGGTTGGCGTCCTGACTCTCGCGCGAGTTCTGAACGGCGCGCTTTATCAGCTCCCCGAGTCCTGCGTCCCTGGGTTCCAGTACACCTTTTCTCAAAAGCTCAGCCGTCTTCACAGCCTCGTAATAGATGCCCAGCACCGAGGTCTCCGCGAAGAGAAAGTGGTAGAAGGTGAGGTCGTCGAAGTCCCTGAAGCGGCTTACGTTGCCCGGCTTTGGAACGGCCGCCTCAAGGAGCGGGCCCAGCGTGAAGGCACGGATTATCCTCCACCGCTCCATTCACACCACCAGGTAGAGGAGCAGATAAAGAAGGTACAGGAGCAGCACAAGCCTGCGGGCGGTTCTTCTGGTCAGGGCGTAGAGTCCGAAGGCTATGAGCGTGACCCCCCAGAAGGCGTCCTTTATGTACGGCGCGTACGGCCTGAGCCAATCCAGGAAGGAGGGCTGGAACTCCCTCATGAGCAAAAGAACGCCAAGGAAAATGAAAATCCAGCCAAGGGTTCTCATCTCAATCACCCCTCGTGAGGAGGATTATGCCGATTACCAGGAACACGACCGCGAGCAACGTCCTGAAATCAAGGGCGGGCAGGAGAAATGGCATGAACGGCCCGGCCAGCAGTATTGCACCCAGCAGTATCAGCAGGAGGGCTATTGCCCTGGAGTTTTCGTTGCCCGAAAACACCTCCCCCAGTCTCTCCCCCGTCTCGTCTATCAGGTCGTCGATTCTCTCGGAGAGGGGCTCTTCCGTGTCCGTTTCATCCTCGGGTATCACCAGGGCCGCGAGGAAGTAGAGCAACGTCATAGCCACCGGGTTGAACACCAGGAGAACCACGAATATCAGCCTTACGAGGGTGGGGTCAACGTTGAGATGCTCGGCTATCCCACCGAGAACACCGAGGAGGATTCTGTTCTCTCTGGAGCGCTTGAGTTCCTTCGCCATTGGCATCACCAGGGAAATGAAAGGTCAGGGGCTTTAAAAACTCACCCCCTTATCTCCACGTCCCCAACGACGTCAGTCACGACCACCATGGCGGTGCCCTTCTCTCCAGCGGCGGTGTTCGTTACGTCCCCAACGATGTCCTTGGCCGTTAGCGCCGCACCAAAGCCCTCCGGAACGGCTATCTTAACGTCCCCGACGACGTCGCTTATCGTCGCACCTTCCGCGACGTTGAGATACACATCGCCCACGATGTCCGAGAGGTGGTAATCGTTCCGGGAAGTGCCCCTAACCTCACCCACAACGTCCGTAACGTCCACTCCGGTGGACTCAGCGGCCACGAGGACGTCCCCAACGACGTTATCAACCCTC contains:
- a CDS encoding radical SAM protein, with translation MYIRPFDPWKAKLCTCPFKYTLNIYTGCDHACVYCYITAYIPNAFRVRTKEGLLPKLERELRKFDRRYIVALSYSSDPYPTVERELGITRSVLKLFKRHDVRCLLLTKSDIFVRDLDVLSELKCAVGITVTTVDERKAKLLEPNAPSPGARIKALKQAKEEGIPVYARIDPIIPFYTWEDFDETLEALDFVDHITVSTLKLRPDSKRRMFAKFPELMEKLWPLYERGERIGGYHYLPREVRFGILREAEGKILERGITFGSCREGYRSYPSCDGSHLVPL
- a CDS encoding OsmC family protein, with the protein product MTDEIRGRVKWVENTQFIGKMDTDQCSIILGDGGISPMKLLLLSVAGCTAYDVVIILQKMREPIEGLEVEISGERREEHPRIYRKVHLHYKIYGNVSEEKARRAIELSQDKYCSASAHVKLSGAEVTYSFEIVRG
- a CDS encoding PspC domain-containing protein produces the protein MAKELKRSRENRILLGVLGGIAEHLNVDPTLVRLIFVVLLVFNPVAMTLLYFLAALVIPEDETDTEEPLSERIDDLIDETGERLGEVFSGNENSRAIALLLILLGAILLAGPFMPFLLPALDFRTLLAVVFLVIGIILLTRGD
- a CDS encoding PLP-dependent aminotransferase family protein, whose product is MEEKLMRKLSSGSLDFEAYFSDKAQGMKASEIRELLKLVEAGNVISLAGGLPAPETFPVEIIKEITAEVITHHADKALQYGTTKGFTPLRLALADWMEKRYGIPTSKVEIMMVAGSQQALDLIGRVFINPGDIVVVEGPTYLAALNAFKYYDPEFLSIPMDDDGMIVDILEEKLRKLSAEGKKVKFVYTVSTFQNPAGVTMSLERRKRLIELAREYDFLIVEDSPYSELRYSGEPIPPIKHFDDEGRVLYLGTFSKIFAPGFRLGWIAAHPHFIRKIEIAKQAVDLCANPFGQVIAWKYVADGHLDRHIPKVIEFYRPRRDAMLEALEEYMPEGVKWTKPDGGMFIWVTLPEGIDTKLMAEKAIRKGVAYVPGEAFFAHRDVKNTMRLNFTYVPEDKIRDGVKRLAEVIEEEMKALKG
- a CDS encoding family 4A encapsulin nanocompartment shell protein, whose translation is MRGDLIRVLSSVEEKANELKLDGYEPDVVLVGKKAYEFIREQLNEEFGDEEEVFELSGLKIRVVEELDGDAVVIDSRAIGLGLGGAKRLKVVL
- a CDS encoding C/D box methylation guide ribonucleoprotein complex aNOP56 subunit (functions along with aFIB and aL7a; guides 2'-O-methylation of ribose to specific sites in RNAs) → MKAYLAENVRGIYAFDESGNLIDQRVFSGRPEASLDRLLKGEPSDELISFLDELRERGYDEFVLEDSELSRNLKELGYNTSAEFPNVAGEKLRSSPEEFLGEGWFEEYYSVGVALTRLRIQEQSGARDKMIIQAIESLDDIDKVINLLVSRLREWYSLHFPELDEILPKHQQYVAFVKAVGPRENVSEEKLKSLGLPEGKIEKIIKAAETSMGAPLGKFDADIIMKLASEISDLYKLREQIEDYLEMAMDEVAPNLKALVGAKLGARLLSLAGGLKELAMMPASTIQVLGAEKALFRHLRSGAKPPKHGVIFQYPAINRSPWWQRGKIARALAGKLAIAARVDYFSGEYIAEELKQEIEQRIQEIKQKYPNPPKRKAKPEKKKKKKFKGKEKRGKGFGGKKKEKAGKGKKGEKGGKKKKKGKR
- the snatA gene encoding neutral amino acid NAAT transporter SnatA gives rise to the protein MIELVKYFVILYGGLFAITNPVGAVPVFLGVTHDLSRGERHEIATKTAITVALTLITFALIGQWIFRFFGSSTDAFAIAGGILLFKMAMEMLSGKLSTVKISREETEEFSEEVVTLEEVAVIPLAIPLISGPGAITTVMIYMAKSPSIPAKATVIASIVAIAVTVWLVLCSANGIKARLGRVGIKVMTRMMGLILTSMAVQMIINGIKGAFGL
- a CDS encoding fibrillarin-like rRNA/tRNA 2'-O-methyltransferase produces the protein MRIKRHKFPGVYVFVDEDGSEKIATRNLVPGQKVYGERLIKSEGEEYRVWNPRRSKLAAAILNGLKNFPIKPGSKVLYLGVASGTTASHVSDIVGWEGKVFGVEFSPRVLRELVPLVDERRNIVPILGDATKPEGYRALVPKVDVIFEDVAQPTQAKILIDNARVYLKSGGYGMISVKSRSIDVTKEPEQVFKEVEKELSEYFEVVERLSLEPYEKDHALFVVRKP
- a CDS encoding ribose 1,5-bisphosphate isomerase, with the protein product MAVVKEVLEIAEEIKNMEIRGAGKIARSAAYALQLQAEKSRATNVDDFWNEMKQAAKILYETRPTAVSLPNALRYVMHRGKVAYAGGADLDQLKFIVINAAKEFIHNSEKAIERIGEMGAKRIEDGDVIMTHCHSKAAISVMKTAWEQGKDIKVIVTETRPKWQGKLTAKELASYGIPVIYVVDSAARHYMKMTDKVVMGADSITVNGAVINKIGTALIALTAKEHRIWTMIAAETYKFHPETMLGQLVEIEMRDPYEVIPKEELETWPKNIEVWNPAFDVTPPEYIDVIITERGIIPPSAAIDILKEEFGWALKYTEPWED
- a CDS encoding triphosphoribosyl-dephospho-CoA synthase; protein product: MERWRIIRAFTLGPLLEAAVPKPGNVSRFRDFDDLTFYHFLFAETSVLGIYYEAVKTAELLRKGVLEPRDAGLGELIKRAVQNSRESQDANPNFGVIALSIPLIMGLTMGRNMLDARKKARLLIEESTVRDTMEFYRAIRIANPKGIPSGVKYDVYSDESFRELFQDGINLARLAEISCERELIFCEWIGEYELSYKTFGRLYELIKELPLEDAVVEAFLELLAEREDTLIMRKAGRGEAELVRKKAGEVLNGKLSPKEFDAFMREKGDLRNPGSLADIMAVSLSLLVLRGLKMEIRNGKVWGVIGRP
- a CDS encoding gamma-glutamyl-gamma-aminobutyrate hydrolase family protein, giving the protein MKPLIGIIGQTDPSKNRLFLDRRHIERIAEAGGVPAVFNINCSPDEVLEHVDGILLIEGPDVHPYFYGEDPSSAIKYVDVERDEFEICLVKKAVEKGVPILGISRGMHVINVALGGTLYQDLNDIPKAIKHDWDINLVGPSQRVHGIRIKTSSKLYEILKDQLSIEGTNEVYLKVNSFHHQATKRVGEGIKPVAYAVDGLIEAIEGVEGFILGLQWQPEYLPEMRRVFEAFVRAAAEYRIKKMELEKTEIEAELREELTREQDESHHSSDTTGSPPGTSQT
- a CDS encoding hydroxymethylglutaryl-CoA synthase, producing the protein MKKLLKPRREVGIVGYGAYVPMYRIKAEEIGRVWGVSSFPIQEKAVPGLDEDALTIGIEAARNALKRAGIDPRLIRAVWFGSESKPYAVKPTGTVIAEAIGATPDVSTADFEFACKAGTEALQTAIGFVGSEMADYAMAIGADTAQGRPGDHLEFTAGAGGAAFIVGPKSSETVAYFEGSYSYVTDTPDFWRRQHEHYPRHGNRFTGEPAYFHHIVNAAKTLMEELGLTVNDFDYAVFHQPNVKFPLTVAKILGIPKEKVLPGLLTGIIGNTYSGATMVGVSAVLDIAKPGDRILWVSFGSGAGSDAFSVVVQDAIEEKRDLAPTTMDYVNRKKYIDYALYAKARRKFIM